Genomic window (Spirosoma sp. KCTC 42546):
GCGCAAATTGGAGTTTGCCGTCAAAAGTGGCGTTGAACAGCGGTAGAAGCAGGTAGGTGAGCAGCACGCCTACTAAGAATCCAACAAGACAGATCAACGTTGATTCGCCCCAGATCTGGACAAAAAGCTGGTTTTTGAGCGCGCCCAACGCTTTTCGCACCCCCACCTCACGGGCACGGGTAAACGACCGGGCAATGCTTAAATTAATGAAGTTGATGCAGGCAATCAGCAGGATGAAAAAGGCGATACCCATTAGTGTATACACGATGGCAATTGGTGTACCACCGCCCCCCGCTATATCCCGATCAAAATGTACTCGGGAAAGATTCTGTAATCGCACCGCAAATAAATCGCCACGCTGGTCGGGTTGGGCTCCTTTCTTTTTGAGTTCATCCAGCGCAGAGCGGTAATACTTCTGTGCGAAGGGCTTCAGGCGATTTTCGAACGTAGCCTGATCGACATGGGGTGGTAATTTTATATAAACAGTGTGCGAATTAGCAGTCCAATTATCTTTGTCGTGCTGATAAGCATATGAATTCTCGATCCGAATTAATGCGTCGTATTGAATTGTGGAATTGTACGGTGCATCGCTAATGATACCAGTTACGATGTATTGCTTTTTATTATTGTCGTTGCCAATCAGCAGGGTTTTGCCTACAGGATCTTCGGTACCAAAGGCGGTTTTGGCCATGTTCTCGCTGATAACGACACTGCTTAAATTGTGAAGTGCGACTGCCCGATTTCCTTTAACGAGAGGAAACGAAAAGATTTTCAGGAAATCCTCATCGGTTTGCAGGACCAGTTTATCGAAATATTTTCCCTTTACTTCTACCAGACTTTTTCGCCCAGTTAAAATGCGGGCTGCGGCTTCCAGTTCCGGAAAATCAGCTTTTAAGGCTGGCGTGAGGGGCAAAGGCATGTTACCACTTCGGAGCGCTTTTTCTGGGTCATTTGAGAAGAAGTAGGTCTGAAAAATACGGTCGTCGTCCTGATGGAAGTTATCGAATGTCAGGTGCAAATACGATCTGAGAAACAGGAAAATACAGACAACGAAGGCCACTGAGAGGCCAACGACATTGATGGTCGCATAGCCTTTGCTTTTCCAGAGGGTACGGAGGGCTATTTTAATATAATTATGGAGCATGTCGGGTTGTAGAATAAAGGTGGTTCGCGGGTTCGGCTCGAATCGTCGGGTTGTTGATTTGTAATGATGGGTGTTTGCCGAAATAGGTTGAGCACTACCCGAAGCGCGTCGCTTCAGGAAATAAGGCCGACAGAATTTAATGACCTCCAGAGCGTAAAGCTGGCGGGCTTTCTTCTCGCCAACTTCCTCTACCTGTAATTCAAACTGTTCATGCAGATCGCCTAGCAGCTCTTCCAGCAGGTAGGGCGGACACAACCACGTGAGCAGGCGATCGGCCCAGGCCGGTGGGTGGGGATATACGTTCGGCTTATCCATGACTGATGATCGGGTAGGTGTTCGGAATCGAATCCCAGAGTTGATTGCGCACATCCCGCATCTCGCCCAGGGTTCGTTTCCCCAGGGCTGTAATACCGAACAGGCGTTTTCGCCGACCTCCCCGAGAGGCTGTGGCACCTCCCAGTTCAGAACTGACGAAGCCTTTTTCTTCTAAGCGATACAAGGCAATGTGTACCCCACTCAGGCTGATTGTTCGGTCAGTACGCTGCTTAAGTTCGGCGGCTATAGTGACGCCATAAGCCCCACCCTCCAGCACAGCTACGGTGAGTAAAACCAGCTCTTCGAATTCCCCTAAATATGATCTTCCCATTGGCACTACTGATTTGCTTATTATTTGCTAAACAAATGCCTTGCCAACTTCAGAAATGGGCTTTTGGGGCCTGATAAGGGCTATTTATATTCTGGAAGGGATTTTAGTTTGTCCAGAAACGGACAGTAGTCGTACAATTGCGGACAGGTTGATTGTAGTGCCGACCGTTGAGTCGTCGCACCGCCCGTCGGGTATATAGTTAATCGTTTGCTTCTCATTGCTGCATATCCATGTTGAAAAAACATGAGCTATACATTTAATGTCTAAATCATTAAAAATCAACGAATTGAAAATATGGCGTGTAACTAAATTCTTAAATAAAGGAAATAAACTATATTGCATTGATTATAGTGGCTCGAAATTAGTATGATATTTCAATACGCAGACGATTTAAGCAAATTTGTGGTTCAATGTCCTCCCAATGATTATAAACCGTTAAACATTGCTGCTTATAGGTGGGTTTTTGACGAAATTGGAAATCCAGATAACTTTAAACCCTTATACTACAAAAACCCTAGGCGTGTTTCTATATGGATGATTTGGGTAGATGTCAATCAATGGCTTTATCCATGTTTAACAGCCTTGAAAGCGCTAAAAAACGTTTCAATTCTTTAAAGAAGCAACTTGGTAATAACGCTTACAAAGCATTAGGAACCCAAATAGCGTTTGAGAACATAACAGAGAAGGACGGTGTTAATAGTGCAATAGATGGAAACGGTCACTTTAGTCATCATCCTGTTGAAGGATGTAACCATGAAAGTCGCTTTATAATCATTGAGCAGTTACCCTAAATGGAAGCTTTAGTAGGCGCACATATCAAACAGTTGGATTTCATTCCATTTAAACATGGTGACTTGCTTTACCATGAAGGGCCGTTGCTATCCCACTTCAAAGACTCCATTAATCCAGATACTCATTATTTATATAAATGGTCTGATTGTAGTGAATCCATCAATAGGTGGATGATCATTAAGGTGACATCAAATAGTCTAATTGATTTTCTAAGTAAGGGGATATCTATCAAATCATTAAAAATCAGCCCTTTGTATATTTTATTGATTTTGATAATCAGCATTCAATAAACGACATAATATTGGTGGGAGTAGACGCTTTACCAGAAGGCTATTTACCTTCTGAAGACTCGCTATATGATGAAGTAGCGTATGAGGATTATGCCAAAACTTTACGTGTAAGGCTAAAATCTCGTGTAAGACTAAAATCTCAAGCTTTTAAGAATATAAGGCATGAACCTCGCTTGCCGTAAATTCTTTTGTAGTGATGAATGTCCATGCGTACCAATAATAGATTTGAATTCTATTCTTTTCTTAATTCATACCATAGCTCCACCATGCCGCTTTTGTAGGCGGTCACGTCCTTCAGGTGCAGCGCTTGTTCCTGACCAAGTTGATCAAGAAATAATAGCCCATCGCCCAAAATAATAGGCAAAACGGATAGCCGGATTTCGTCTGCCAGTTTCAACCGAATGAACTCGCTGGCAAGCACGGCTCCGCCTACAAGCCAGACATTGGTATAGTTTGGTTTTAGGTGTTCAT
Coding sequences:
- a CDS encoding FtsX-like permease family protein, with translation MDKPNVYPHPPAWADRLLTWLCPPYLLEELLGDLHEQFELQVEEVGEKKARQLYALEVIKFCRPYFLKRRASGSAQPISANTHHYKSTTRRFEPNPRTTFILQPDMLHNYIKIALRTLWKSKGYATINVVGLSVAFVVCIFLFLRSYLHLTFDNFHQDDDRIFQTYFFSNDPEKALRSGNMPLPLTPALKADFPELEAAARILTGRKSLVEVKGKYFDKLVLQTDEDFLKIFSFPLVKGNRAVALHNLSSVVISENMAKTAFGTEDPVGKTLLIGNDNNKKQYIVTGIISDAPYNSTIQYDALIRIENSYAYQHDKDNWTANSHTVYIKLPPHVDQATFENRLKPFAQKYYRSALDELKKKGAQPDQRGDLFAVRLQNLSRVHFDRDIAGGGGTPIAIVYTLMGIAFFILLIACINFINLSIARSFTRAREVGVRKALGALKNQLFVQIWGESTLICLVGFLVGVLLTYLLLPLFNATFDGKLQFAHMLQPGFIGVILGVFVAVTFVAGGYPAWQMAKFNAVEVLKGKLSIKRPGAIRNSLIVTQFVMSSLLACCTIIASQQLDFLRTRPLGFQKEQVISIPVGNQVNGRQVLGRLRNTLANDPSILAISGTGVNLGRGKDHVSSRSTMGFTYKGRKVSSDLLLIDFDYLKTLSIKPIAGRDFDRTYATDSVKRVIITASMAKMMGEPNPVGVLMGDDADSSNTKSQIIGVVPDFHLYSLADEAKPITMYLSHDEPIRYIFVRVTPQSLAGTMDKLKDVWKEVAPQSEFIGTFLDENVDAWYQNEEQLSRICSLASSIAILLSCLGLFAVAMMIIEQRTKEIGIRKVMGASLANIIITLSQDFVKLVLIALVIALPLAWFLMKTWLDNYLEHITISVWVFAGVGLAAVLIALATVSFQTVKAALVNPVKSLRSE
- a CDS encoding PadR family transcriptional regulator, with translation MGRSYLGEFEELVLLTVAVLEGGAYGVTIAAELKQRTDRTISLSGVHIALYRLEEKGFVSSELGGATASRGGRRKRLFGITALGKRTLGEMRDVRNQLWDSIPNTYPIISHG